In Magnolia sinica isolate HGM2019 chromosome 12, MsV1, whole genome shotgun sequence, a single genomic region encodes these proteins:
- the LOC131219999 gene encoding E3 ubiquitin-protein ligase MBR1-like, which produces MARDHTISCKISGQIKKSNETQEPIAAIEIRLKKKHRRLLDLSGHDLTFTVATDTEILNITKSLSVEMSSLLIPQNLQLFIPTMLSDLELCSCALGNLKESIAVSLRSIAEEVVRRGRYSLQVVLEIEHLTSSFYFEDEVIHQATTDSMDINGDSGRFGGTPASRSSIEEALRTEKVEERDWMENCRICLDEFGEGMEVKRMPCSHVFHGACITRWLKQSNMCPLCRVRV; this is translated from the coding sequence ATGGCCCGTGATCACACCATAAGTTGTAAGATTTCCGGCCAAATAAAGAAAAGTAATGAAACTCAAGAACCAATCGCAGCCATCGAAATTCGTCTGAAGAAGAAGCATCGTCGACTGCTAGATTTGTCCGGACATGATCTCACTTTTACAGTTGCCACTGACACGGAGATTCTGAACATAACGAAGTCCTTGTCAGTCGAGATGTCCAGCTTACTCATTCCACAGAACCTGCAGCTCTTCATTCCCACGATGCTTTCCGACCTAGAGTTATGTTCCTGTGCACTTGGAAATTTGAAAGAATCCATTGCCGTCTCTCTCCGTTCTATAGCAGAAGAGGTGGTTAGAAGGGGACGTTACTCGCTGCAGGTTGTATTGGAGATTGAACATCTTACGTCATCTTTCTACTTTGAAGATGAAGTGATCCATCAGGCTACTACAGACTCGATGGACATAAATGGGGACAGTGGAAGATTCGGCGGGACCCCTGCTTCAAGATCATCAATTGAGGAGGCTTTGAGAACAGAGAAGGTAGAAGAaagagattggatggagaatTGTAGAATTTGTTTGGATGAGTTTGGTGAAGGTATGGAAGTAAAGCGCATGCCTTGCTCGCATGTTTTCCACGGAGCTTGCATTACTCGATGGTTGAAGCAGAGTAACATGTGTCCTTTGTGCCGGGTTAGAGTTTGA
- the LOC131221155 gene encoding putative germin-like protein 2-1 yields MSNCFLFLAFIAFSFTFSSASDPSPLQDFCVAVRNSPVLVNGFVCKDPMQVQADDFFFTGLDKPGNTSNKVGSNVTQVNVAQIAGLNTLGVSLVRIDYAPYGLNAPHTHPRATEILTVLEGTLYVGFVTSNPDNRLITKVLQKGDVFVFPIGLVHFQFNIGLTNAIAIAGLSSQNPGTITIANAVFGSNPPISDDVLAKAFQVDKNIVDYLQSQFGMKN; encoded by the exons ATGTCCAACTGCTTTCTTTTCTTAGCATTCATTGCATTCAGTTTCACCTTTAGCTCCGCATCCGATCCCAGCCCTTTACAGGATTTCTGCGTTGCTGTGCGCAACAGCCCAG TATTGGTGAATGGATTTGTGTGCAAGGACCCAATGCAAGTTCAAGCTGATGATTTCTTCTTCACGGGACTGGACAAACCAGGCAACACGAGTAACAAGGTTGGATCCAATGTGACCCAAGTAAACGTAGCCCAGATAGCAGGACTCAACACCCTCGGAGTCTCCTTGGTTCGGATTGACTATGCACCGTATGGTCTCAATGCACCCCACACGCACCCAAGGGCGACGGAGATCTTAACAGTTTTGGAGGGCACCCTCTATGTTGGATTCGTCACTTCCAACCCTGACAATCGCCTCATAACAAAGGTCCTTCAGAAGGGCGATGTGTTTGTCTTCCCAATAGGCCTGGTTCACTTCCAGTTCAACATCGGCCTCACCAATGCTATAGCCATTGCAGGACTCAGCAGCCAGAACCCGGGAACCATCACCATTGCGAATGCCGTGTTCGGATCGAATCCACCCATCTCAGATGATGTTCTTGCAAAGGCATTCCAAGTTGATAAGAACATAGTTGATTATCTCCAATCGCAGTTTGGAATGAAAAACTAG